The Ahaetulla prasina isolate Xishuangbanna chromosome 4, ASM2864084v1, whole genome shotgun sequence genome has a window encoding:
- the KLHL40 gene encoding kelch-like protein 40, translated as MATSSLMEQAEEMRLYQQTLLQDGLKDMLDHQKFLDCVLKVKGKEFPCHRLVLAACSPYFRAMFLSDIEESQKKEVNLEDVDPEVMSKILHYIYTSELELTEQNVQDIFSVANMFQIPSIFTVCVSFLQKRLCLSNCLAIFRLGLMLDCARLAVAARDFICDRFSLVSRDEEFCQLSPDELIAIISSDSLNIEKEELVFEVVMKWATAKDRDSRVKALPVVFESIRFRLLDKAYFKDKVEKNAVIKGNPDLLKKIQMVKDAHEGKLTMVKQKKEKKPEDQVVNGQLDEEETEKEEETLPGILNDTMRFGMFLQDLIFMVSDSGAVAYDPAANECYFASLSAQIPKNHVSLVTRENQIFIAGGLYYNEDDKEDPMNSYFLQYDHLDSDWLGMPPVPSPRCLFGLGEAENSIFVVGGKELKEGEQTLDSVLCYDRLSFKWGEADPLPHAVYGHGVVSHNDRVYSIGGKGTNKKCLNSLTVYDPKKFEWKELSPMKIARSLFGTTVHNGKIYVAAGVTDSGLANSVEVYDIETDKWESFVDFPQERSSVSLVSLRGTLYLIGGFATIETESGELVPTEMNDVWRYDEEGKNWEGILREIQYASGATFIPVRLNVLRLTKM; from the exons ATGGCTACGTCTTCACTGATGGAACAAGCTGAGGAGATGCGTCTTTATCAGCAAACTCTTCTCCAAGATGGGTTGAAGGACATGCTGGACCATCAGAAATTCCTTGACtgtgtcttgaaagtgaaagGGAAGGAATTCCCGTGCCACCGATTGGTCTTGGCGGCCTGCAGCCCCTACTTCAGGGCCATGTTTCTCTCCGACATTGAAGAAAGCCAGAAGAAGGAAGTCAACTTAGAAGATGTGGATCCAGAGGTCATGAGTAAGATCCTCCATTACATCTACACCTCGGAGCTGGAGCTTACCGAGCAGAACGTTCAGGATATCTTCTCAGTAGCTAACATGTTCCAGATCCCTTCTATTTTCACCGTCTGCGTCTCGTTCCTTCAGAAGAGGCTCTGTCTGAGCAACTGTCTAGCCATCTTTAGACTGGGATTGATGCTGGATTGCGCCCGCTTGGCGGTAGCTGCCCGGGATTTCATCTGTGACCGGTTCTCGCTTGTCTCCCGCGATGAGGAGTTTTGCCAGCTCTCTCCAGACGAGCTGATTGCGATCATTTCCAGCGATTCCCTCAACATTGAGAAGGAAGAGTTGGTCTTTGAGGTAGTCATGAAATGGGCTACAGCCAAGGACCGGGACAGCCGTGTCAAGGCACTTCCGGTGGTCTTTGAAAGCATCCGCTTCCGTTTGTTGGACAAGGCTTATTTTAAGGACAAGGTGGAGAAGAATGCTGTGATCAAAGGCAACCCAGACCTTCTCAAGAAGATTCAGATGGTGAAGGATGCTCACGAGGGGAAACTCACAATGGTGaagcagaagaaagagaagaaacccGAGGACCAGGTGGTCAATGGACAGTTGGATGAAGAAGAGactgagaaagaggaggagacatTACCAGGGATATTGAACGATACGATGCGTTTTGGGATGTTCCTTCAAGATCTAATCTTCATGGTTAGTGACTCAGGAGCTGTGGCTTATGACCCAGCGGCCAATGAGTGTTATTTTGCTTCCCTTTCTGCTCAGATTCCAAAGAATCATGTTAGCCTGGTCACGCGAGAAAATCAGATTTTTATAGCCGGTGGACTTTACTACAACGAAGATGACAAAGAGGACCCAATGAATTCTTACTTCTTGCAG TACGACCACCTGGATTCGGATTGGCTGGGAATGCCGCCGGTACCGTCCCCCCGTTGCTTGTTCGGACTTGGAGAAGCCGAGAACTCCATCTTTGTGGTCGGAGGGAAAGAATTAAAGGAAGGCGAACAGACCCTGGACTCCGTTCTGTGTTATGACCGGCT GTCCTTTAAGTGGGGGGAAGCAGACCCCCTCCCACATGCTGTCTACGGTCATGGGGTGGTGTCCCATAACGACCGGGTCTACTCCATTGGAGGCAAAGGAACAAACAA AAAATGTCTGAACTCTTTGACTGTGTATGACCCCAAGAAGTTTGAATGGAAGGAACTGTCGCCCATGAAAATCGCCCGTTCTCTCTTTGGGACCACGGTCCACAATGGTAAAATTTACGTGGCGGCAGGAGTGACCGATTCTGGTTTGGCCAACTCGGTGGAAGTTTACGATATTGAGACGGATAA GTGGGAATCTTTTGTTGACTTCCCCCAAGAACGGAGTTCCGTCAGCCTGGTCAGCCTCCGGGGAACGTTGTATTTAATTGGCGGCTTTGCTACCATCGAGACCGAATCTGGAGAACTGGTTCCCACTGAGATGAATGATGTCTGGAG GTACgacgaagaagggaaaaattgggAAGGAATTCTCCGAGAGATCCAATACGCCTCGGGGGCCACGTTTATTCCCGTGCGCCTCAACGTCTTGCGGCTGACGAAGATGTAA